From a region of the Qipengyuania spongiae genome:
- a CDS encoding sensor histidine kinase: MTRASNDHIATGRVDAEGRLVAADGPLLELQRACGGDLGDPLAIPALIGLIAKAREFGLRLARPFEAVDGERRITAWAELEPRMEVEGALGFVDLSLSSWQAEDYDPEDDAAIRLLRRNVRRELSDLTARLDPQQRLLSVEVDAPDLTRAGLAMEAGVGRPWTDFVNFPGNSHEQPLHWRLLDGAECTIEGSKRRWRAHLDPLGNGEPGSGGFLLSLSSERSLPESPLGEARGPEEVPSLGRDLSPVLRQPINRIIANAETIRTKLAGPLAAEYSDYAADIAAAGQHLLSLIDDLSDLEVVESDDFVTAPDRIELADVARQACGILSVRAREKGIQLAPPMAGESQLAIAEFRRVLQILINLIGNAVRYSPSGSQIWVRLDRIGNRAIICVADQGQGLAPEQQERVFDKFERLGRSGDGGSGLGLYISRRIARAMDGDLTVESAPGQGARFTLSVPAAEDLRSEPR; this comes from the coding sequence ATGACGAGGGCCAGCAACGATCACATTGCGACAGGCAGGGTCGATGCCGAGGGTCGTTTGGTGGCAGCCGATGGTCCGCTGCTGGAGTTGCAACGCGCGTGCGGAGGCGATCTCGGCGATCCGCTTGCGATCCCGGCGCTGATCGGTCTGATCGCCAAGGCGCGGGAGTTCGGTCTGCGCCTTGCCAGACCCTTCGAGGCGGTCGACGGCGAGAGGCGCATCACCGCCTGGGCGGAATTGGAGCCACGCATGGAGGTTGAAGGCGCGCTCGGCTTCGTCGATCTTAGCCTTAGCAGTTGGCAGGCCGAGGATTATGACCCGGAAGATGACGCGGCGATCCGCCTGCTGCGCAGGAACGTGCGCCGGGAGCTTTCCGACCTGACCGCGCGTCTCGATCCGCAGCAGCGCCTGCTGTCTGTTGAGGTCGACGCGCCCGATCTCACGCGCGCTGGTTTGGCCATGGAGGCGGGGGTCGGTCGACCGTGGACCGATTTCGTCAACTTTCCCGGCAATTCTCACGAACAGCCGCTTCACTGGCGTTTGCTTGACGGCGCCGAATGCACGATCGAAGGCAGCAAACGCCGCTGGCGAGCACATCTGGATCCCCTCGGCAATGGCGAGCCCGGTTCAGGCGGGTTTCTCCTGAGCTTGTCCTCCGAACGGTCGCTGCCCGAAAGCCCTCTGGGCGAAGCGCGCGGGCCGGAGGAGGTGCCCTCGCTGGGCCGTGATCTGTCCCCCGTATTGCGTCAGCCGATCAACCGGATCATTGCCAATGCCGAGACGATCCGAACGAAACTGGCTGGCCCGCTCGCAGCCGAATACAGCGATTACGCGGCGGACATCGCTGCGGCCGGGCAACATCTTCTGTCGCTTATCGACGATTTGTCAGATCTCGAAGTGGTCGAGTCCGACGATTTCGTGACGGCCCCCGACCGGATCGAACTGGCCGACGTCGCTCGGCAAGCCTGTGGCATTCTGAGTGTGCGTGCGCGGGAGAAGGGCATACAGCTCGCCCCACCCATGGCAGGGGAAAGCCAGCTGGCCATCGCCGAATTTCGCCGCGTGCTTCAGATACTGATCAATCTGATCGGAAACGCCGTGCGTTATTCGCCGAGCGGCAGCCAAATATGGGTGCGGCTCGACCGGATCGGCAACCGGGCGATCATCTGCGTTGCCGATCAGGGTCAGGGTCTCGCACCCGAGCAGCAGGAGCGGGTGTTCGACAAGTTCGAACGCCTCGGTCGCAGCGGCGACGGCGGTTCTGGCCTTGGCCTCTACATTTCGCGCCGCATCGCGCGGGCGATGGATGGAGATCTTACTGTCGAAAGCGCTCCGGGGCAGGGCGCGCGCTTCACGCTCTCCGTGCCCGCCGCGGAAGATCTGCGGTCCGAGCCTCGCTAG
- a CDS encoding Hpt domain-containing protein, whose product MAFETASFDTTLAAAAGDDVGLMRELRQGYAMSIAQQLDLLTRSRCDANWVMAASRLRSLAAGFHDVALMGMADAARTAAPGEPTVISEIGGYLEKLGRRATD is encoded by the coding sequence ATGGCATTCGAAACGGCATCCTTCGATACGACTCTCGCCGCGGCGGCCGGCGACGATGTCGGGCTAATGCGCGAATTGCGGCAGGGTTACGCCATGAGCATCGCCCAGCAGCTCGATCTCCTCACCCGTTCGCGCTGCGACGCCAACTGGGTCATGGCCGCATCCCGCCTTCGCAGCCTTGCTGCCGGCTTCCATGACGTCGCACTTATGGGCATGGCGGATGCAGCGCGTACCGCGGCCCCCGGCGAACCGACGGTTATCAGCGAGATCGGCGGTTATCTCGAAAAGCTCGGACGTCGCGCGACGGATTAA